The Toxoplasma gondii ME49 chromosome XII, whole genome shotgun sequence genome includes a region encoding these proteins:
- a CDS encoding mitotic checkpoint protein, BUB3 family protein (encoded by transcript TGME49_245470): MSIDLRHEPRDSISSLCYAPSHGKSILAATSWDKTLRIYDVDANEQLHKFEFDMPLLDACFLGDSAKVVIGGLDKQVSLCDLQTEKVVSLGSHTGAVKHCRYHVPTNLVYTAGWDGIVKAWDPRMPQSAPICQAQLHGKAFAMDNSDTYLTVADSKKRTYVYDLRQGPQGLASPDFRDQILKYQIRCLRCFPNGTGFAAASIEGRVAWEYFDMNPEVQSKKYAFKCHRLKEGTGEVACPVNALSFHPQYGTFATGGSDGGVSVWDGQSKKRLWRLPAFPTSVAALAFNPSGNQLAIGVSYLYEKGPIPTAPAPQIVVRLVKDEDVRPKALQA; encoded by the exons ATGTCTATCGATCTGCGGCACGAGCCGCGAGACAGCATCTCATCTCTCTGCTACGCTCCCAGCCACGGGAAGAGCATCCTGGCCGCCACATCGTGGGACAAG ACTCTGAGGATATACGATGTGGACGCGAACGAGCAGCTGCATAAGTTCGAGTTCGACATGCCTCTTTTGGATGCGTGCTTTTTGGGGGATTCTGCGAAGGTCGTCATCGGCGGCCTGGACAAACAAGTTTCGCTGTGCGACCTGCAGACGGAAAaggttgtctctctcgggtCCCACACCGGCGCAGTCAAACACTGCAGATATCACGTGCCGACAA ATCTCGTCTACACCGCCGGCTGGGACGGCATCGTGAAAGCGTGGGATCCGCGCATGCCCCAGAGCGCGCCGATTTGCCAGGCTCAGCTGCACGGCAAGGCGTTTGCAATGGACAACAGCGACACGTACTTGACCGTCGCGGACTCGAAGAAGCGC ACCTACGTGTACGACCTGCGTCAAGGCCCTCAAGGTCTGGCCTCTCCCGACTTCCGCGA CCAAATTCTGAAATATCAAATTCGATGCCTTCGGTGCTTCCCGAATGGAACGGGGTTTGCTGCGGCTTCCATCGAAGGCCGCGTGGCGTGGGAATATTTCGATATG AACCCCGAGGTCCAGTCCAAGAAATATGCGTTCAAGTGCCACCGTCTGAAAG AGGGAACGGGCGAAGTCGCTTGTCCCGTCAACGCCCTGTCCTTCCATCCACA GTATGGAACTTTCGCGACAGGAGGGTCAGATGGAGGTGTCTCCGTGTGGGACGGCCAAAGCAAGAAGCGGCTGTGGCGTCTCCCTGCCTTCCCCACAAG TGTGGCGGCTTTGGCTTTCAATCCGAGCGGCAACCAACTCGCGATCGGCGTGTCATACCTCTACGAGAAGGGCCCAATTCCCACAGCGCCTGCGCCTCAGATTGTTGTTCGCCTAGTCAAAGATGAAGACGTGAGGCCCAAGGCATTGCAGGCATGA
- a CDS encoding hypothetical protein (encoded by transcript TGME49_245475): protein MDGQHCPYGNVPPTSHEATMRNFENPMITATNRCEYVLRAFTTPTRPCASLITSEELESYLHLKQPLPAYLQSYGPEASPLQDYVPSNNLTLDSSGSIVPPTLAATTEEIRKAEKRQRTLCCCGSYDE, encoded by the exons ATGGACGGTCAACACTGCCCGTACGGGAATGTACCGCCCACGTCGCATGAAGCAACGATGCGTAACTTCGAAAACCCGATGATAACCGCTACAAATCGTTGTGAATATGTGTTAAGAGCCTTCACAACGCCTACGCGCCCTTGTGCCAGCCTCATAACTTCCGAAGAACTAGAATCATACCTTCATCTTAAACAGCCCCTCCCGGCATACCTGCAGAGCTACGGCCCCGAAGCATCCCCACTGCAG GACTATGTTCCAAGCAACAATCTCACATTGGATTCATCTGGCAGCATAGTTCCGCCAACCCTGGCTGCCACGACAGAAGAAATTCGGAAGgctgaaaaaagacagagaaccCTTTGCTGCTGCGGGTCGTATGACGAGTAA
- a CDS encoding hypothetical protein (encoded by transcript TGME49_245480), protein MLERWLDNIFYAHGPSFVFRSFSHIKHDQPCRFCVSKRIACLNTCKGQRRKLQYRLLLQLGSKRCFVLRNTTLKFLVAPGVTFLLRWAICIQPQTSNIYYQTVNWGHFLRYC, encoded by the coding sequence ATGCTCGAAAGATGGCTTGACAACATTTTTTATGCTCATGGCCCgtccttcgtttttcgttccttctcaCACATCAAGCATGATCAGCCGTGCCGTTTCTGCGTATCCAAACGCATAGCATGTCTGAACACTTGTAAGGGTCAACGGAGAAAGTTGCAGTATCGTCTACTCCTTCAGTTGGGGAGTAAGAGATGTTTCGTGCTTCGAAATACGACCTTAAAGTTCTTGGTCGCGCCTGGTGTaacttttcttcttcggtggGCAATCTGCATTCAGCCACAGACAAGCAACATATATTACCAGACTGTCAATTGGGGTCATTTCCTGCGTTATTGCTAA
- the MIC9 gene encoding microneme protein MIC9 (encoded by transcript TGME49_245485~Signal peptide predicted by SignalP 2.0 HMM (probability 0.920) with cleavage site probability 0.338 at residue 29~Predicted trans-membrane domain (TMHMM2.0):12-35:256-279) produces MRVSFNVPLHRTGFVLVCVIGSLCWCIAPAPECVFPATGLGPAAWNHPGSLAQMRAESKGVLSVTGICDRNPCGPHGNCIPNLSTYTYTCSCEGGYVEAAVSGKPTCQRKDPCDTSPCGTKEAVKECRPNGQYYACICQAGYQVVSTNTGSRCQRIKSTTTPCSSQPCGGPEAVEACLVTGPTTYSCTCASGYETITTEQGERCEKTDPCLSNPCGASKYVQSCTATNTGYTCECVKGAKKTGSDSAPMCVAGESDMTQWYVAGGIGGCLCLFAVVYLTSSRQSPNSNDALYAHDFEGMY; encoded by the coding sequence ATGAGGGTTTCGTTTAACGTACCGCTTCATCGAACTGGTTTCGTCCTTGTCTGCGTCATTGGCTCCCTGTGCTGGTGTATAGCACCCGCTCCTGAGTGTGTGTTTCCAGCCACGGGTCTCGGACCCGCCGCTTGGAATCACCCGGGATCTCTCGCTCAGATGAGGGCAGAATCGAAGGGTGTCCTTTCTGTTACTGGAATATGCGATAGAAACCCGTGTGGACCCCATGGCAATTGCATCCCAAACCTTAGTACGTACACGTATACTTGTTCGTGTGAAGGAGGCTACGTGGAAGCAGCAGTCTCCGGTAAGCCAACCTGCCAAAGGAAAGATCCTTGTGACACCAGCCCCTGTGGAacgaaggaggcggtgaAAGAATGCAGACCTAACGGGCAGTATTACGCATGCATTTGTCAGGCAGGATACCAGGTGGTCTCCACGAATACCGGTTCGAGGTGCCAGCGAATCAAATCAACAACTACACCATGTTCCTCTCAACCGTGTGGTGGGCCAGAGGCGGTAGAAGCTTGCCTCGTGACGGGACCGACAACATACTCATGCACATGTGCATCAGGCTATGAAACGATAACAACGGAGCAGGGAGAAAGGTGCGAGAAAACGGATCCTTGCTTGAGCAATCCTTGTGGAGCATCGAAATATGTGCAGTCATGTACTGCTACGAATACCGGCTACACTTGCGAGTGTGTAAAGGGAGCAAAGAAAACAGGTTCCGACTCAGCGCCGATGTGTGTCGCTGGCGAGTCAGACATGACCCAGTGGTACGTGGCGGGGGGCATCGGTGGATGCCTTTGCCTGTTCGCTGTGGTGTATTTGACCTCTTCCAGGCAATCCCCAAATTCTAACGACGCTCTGTATGCACACGATTTTGAAGGAATGTATTGA
- the MIC8 gene encoding microneme protein MIC8 (encoded by transcript TGME49_245490~Predicted trans-membrane domain (TMHMM2.0):603-626), giving the protein MKANRIWCFFAWRMVVRASFLKEMDSIFVSAIRQNVQHTHSALLAKLKEPPDPDDENSWLCRISKKYDACGSREYSDKGLKWTFCPEDFCCSKTACFYGSCGSWCHDNWALCSSSIIYHDEYSYGKCNCKRFQENCDVNAICVHANREDGGAYCQCKEGYWGDGKSCKIDFCQLQPCGAGTCTRTDEGYKCDCPETHKLIVVEDKETCKAKPDFCAEEPCGPPSMVENCVNTDDSYECVCKQGYEVRNGRCEEIDLCADKPCGPDEGVHECVTERQPKLRYRCTCKAGFDLTTLPDGVSQKCLKNFCYEEPCGTRDLVESCKSKAYGYSCLCAAGAMVQVINGKEKCIKADLCRNDPCGPETAVIQCYSHGTSYRCLCKAGYTEVFVNGKSSCQKGDPCTLNMCGGNEAVQECTTDGTAYGCTCKPGYSIAIKHGQKFCNPEEECASHCGSAAAVKSCEILDSGGYQCTCNPGYVMRYSDYVKGCVEGNQCSLNPCGEQEAVQRCIPEGDTYDCECNPGFVKRVLPDGNFICADPASCVGNPCGSSDAVDACIAGTSTYTCRCKDGYTPQSIGSKLQCLPESTDQTDFDSKHKPEDNKGRYSKGTIALVVVGCVALLGIIAGGISYARNRGGERDDEDLAPPPRSTRERRLSSMGEGFENASWASSVSMIPSAPAPPPSGGIWS; this is encoded by the coding sequence ATGAAGGCCAATCGAATATGGTGTTTTTTTGCGTGGCGTATGGTTGTGCGGGCCTCATTTCTGAAAGAGATGGACAGCATTTTCGTTTCTGCTATCCGACAGAATGTACAGCATACTCATTCTGCCCTTCTCGCCAAACTGAAGGAACCCCCAGATCCAGATGATGAGAACTCTTGGCTTTGTCGAATATCAAAAAAATATGACGCATGCGGTAGCAGGGAATATTCCGATAAGGGCCTCAAATGGACGTTCTGTCCCGAGGATTTTTGCTGTAGCAAGACGGCATGTTTTTACGGTTCATGTGGGAGTTGGTGCCACGACAACTGGGCTCTGTGCAGCTCATCTATAATCTACCACGACGAGTACAGTTACGGGAAATGCAACTGTAAACGGTTTCAAGAAAACTGTGATGTGAATGCAatttgtgtgcatgcgaacAGAGAGGATGGCGGTGCGTATTGTCAGTGCAAGGAAGGATATTGGGGTGATGGTAAATCGTGCAAGATTGACTTCTGCCAACTGCAGCCGTGTGGTGCAGGGACCTGCACCAGGACGGATGAAGGATACAAGTGTGATTGCCCAGAAACTCACAAGCTTATTGTCgttgaagacaaagagacgtGCAAGGCAAAACCGGACTTTTGCGCGGAAGAGCCTTGCGGACCACCCTCTATGGTTGAAAATTGCGTGAACACCGATGACAGCTACGAATGTGTTTGCAAACAGGGGTATGAAGTGAGGAACGGCCGGTGCGAAGAAATTGACTTATGCGCGGACAAGCCATGTGGGCCAGATGAGGGTGTGCATGAGTGTGTAACAGAGAGGCAACCGAAATTAAGGTACAGATGCACGTGCAAGGCAGGATTCGATTTGACCACCTTGCCTGATGGTGTTTCCCAGAAGTGCCTGAAGAACTTTTGTTACGAGGAGCCCTGCGGCACCCGGGACCTAGTTGAAAGCTGTAAGTCAAAGGCATATGGATACTCGTGTTTGTGTGCGGCAGGTGCCATGGTTCAAGTGATTaacggaaaagaaaagtgCATCAAGGCGGACTTGTGCCGCAATGATCCGTGTGGTCCAGAGACAGCAGTGATTCAATGTTACTCTCATGGCACCAGCTATAGGTGTTTGTGCAAAGCAGGCTACACTGAAGTTTTTGTTAACGGGAAGAGTTCATGTCAAAAGGGCGACCCCTGCACTCTGAACATGTGTGGCGGTAACGAAGCGGTCCAGGAGTGCACAACTGATGGCACGGCGTACGGGTGTACCTGCAAGCCAGGCTATTCGATAGCCATTAAGCATGGTCAGAAGTTTTGCAACCCTGAAGAGGAGTGTGCTTCTCATTGTGGCTCGGCAGCTGCAGTGAAAAGCTGTGAAATACTTGACTCTGGCGGATACCAGTGTACATGCAATCCAGGATACGTCATGAGATACAGCGACTATGTAAAAGGATGCGTCGAGGGAAATCAGTGTTCTCTCAATCCTTGTGGGGAGCAGGAAGCCGTGCAAAGGTGCATTCCTGAAGGTGACACGTATGATTGCGAGTGCAATCCGGGGTTCGTCAAAAGAGTCTTGCCGGATGGGAATTTCATTTGCGCCGATCCAGCGAGCTGTGTAGGGAATCCCTGTGGTAGCTCAGATGCGGTCGATGCGTGCATTGCCGGGACTAGCACGTATACATGCAGGTGTAAGGACGGATACACACCTCAGTCAATTGGGTCAAAGTTGCAGTGTTTACCAGAAAGCACTGATCAGACAGATTTCGATTCCAAACACAAACCAGAGGACAACAAAGGTCGATATTCGAAAGGAACAATTGCATTGGTGGTTGTGGGGTGTGTAGCCTTGTTGGGTATTATAGCCGGAGGAATTTCTTACgccagaaacagaggaggtGAGCGCGATGATGAAGACTTGGCACCACCACCTCGTTCCACACGAGAACGGAGGCTCTCATCAATGGGCGAAGGTTTTGAGAATGCCTCATGGGCATCTTCTGTAAGTATGATTCCTAGTGCACCTGCTCCGCCACCTTCGGGCGGTATCTGGTCCTAA
- a CDS encoding dipeptidyl peptidase iv (dpp iv) n-terminal region domain-containing protein (encoded by transcript TGME49_245500): MDDKQTDAFWAFTGEAGCSATIDSFSFGVNGADIDRIESLSGAVGASELAKNCSKLPSETALCVWITWLDCAERGYKRLYGAPVRIPYASMTARTAKPGLPTTIGDEGLSASSAATNAAPLPPPFRSMRLPLDLQWKAKTPIFPLPVEYSQADAPPAYPCARPASALALSTTPPRFEPASPDVFYFNNGGCLLVHPDDLHPHSMELCRQAERTWSSAHRTNPEGASESSPPTASTDSEPGSKTNPAESLMKTVPGQQSSGKCKCFSACEDNGSSPTSSIHAPGDCHGNANKQGTAACSENQVGTGTGVAPAHTPGGKRPPKQTLEEELLNERQRRRCLGISRYVWSKEGKKILLSNSSGLWIYDHCSAIESLLDNEPPRRLPVPSSSISPLGAGTTPSAASETGHRKGEESGAASSCDVTFFATNPLTPFSYMVPNANDSVSRSISGQSPLKTENASVEATSGEMNGRVEDEAETTSALDEHFATLKPPTFATNNQSSMDPASRPRVSIHPSGRSHAFGSPRLVVPRRKEGRSILDFSFSPDASRVAFVHDSDIHVAAIATSEKQRLLERHALHSDLLSDEDSEAKENRAQALNGGLCMLTTSGKSGKIVNGLAEYVAQEEMYRSRGYWWSPCGNFIAFCQFTEDHIKPLCLQRVRLPQYQASDASEGGAAGAGADSKKQPTEAAASEPNEKKALPSESGQNASGGKQAPQWAPGPGDGVIAEDGEEENRREEREEEWSEDEHAGSACVEGGAREESSGDSRLGEKKGKTQELSRDAEQRHSEEAEELLVQEEHHFPFAGMDNVRIRVGILQVPSAAELQRVASSFSLSVSSRETQTSNGDAPLPSVFSISSTALPGYSLETPLEACARCSVSCICGSVEGNAEFPELCSSRPPADSSTRVPSTQVAEQVSGRSRQKHANSSSAPNASSRSSGPRWGARERFIELPVADWREDFYVARAQWISLEEWSDLVVLKLLSTEEVKTMQNGIRRRALEREGASSASGEDGRRSGGCCAEVERSLEDPVSPPPLLLLQLQDRLQQELRICAALPWLPSDFSEMPNENSRQDEKLRCVVCFTERSSFWINLHDDLHQLGRSLWYLWTAERKTMNELYLQNLALPGLSFRVCACAPEVRLISVLAPPTSPIFSSSGHRYVLFSANRQSGASPASAFVCLTRLPKDSELKALQRSCLLSVHESEEKGRPEDTERVGWLRGKFWGQRGKWKIEIRDLRQPWALVTNPAVEGTHSFIVSEKLPLVVHQHHARLSPRQIWIRYIPDWDEALLHEHVSPISPSPLHYSLASAVQRGRVVFHRQLRLSDETEKSVNRTPPGQASTETEKKTKDMPVDEKAQSCKQQNVSQDVDLQLLHGCEQLTYAYGDTAAFGKVLHEFQQVQRVYLRIVRSLVPPVPFELENEGEKLFGCYYRPNVALHGSGPYRAVVSLYGGPTLQFVPDAFDLLLDMRAQALAKLGLIVVKVDNRGSFGRSIAFEKAAIHRRLGAAELRDQRAAVMHLHRLGLVALHAEEAARVSPVSPSLGLCSGPSGPATEPGEAQKTRAHALGQKRERDTGTPRGMAAAGKRVEAEEKGASQALEIDSGNVARQGRKRAKTEGGSHDLDRNAERTTVAAGSREAQETGREDEQEERQVTEKTREILGSETKHTTDLGAVGGDSLISYGVGIYGISYGGYLAAMAHFTHPDFFTCCWSAAPVTAWELYSTHYTERYLSLPCLNSEGYKQSSVLTHVKFLEPQTNRLKLLHGYLDENVHMQHSLILLDKMIRHQLPADFLCLPQSRHGPSIATERRFFVQTLHLFFSEHLLPAHLRPKWPRQQRRSGSCAPMHAPALHVVSGSDSENAQKSVPEKTGEQKGEEKGQAQISTCSEGGIAQQA, from the exons ATGGACGACAAGCAAACAGATGCGTTTTGGGCATTTACCGGCGAAGCCGGGTGCTCAGCCACTATTGACAGTTTCTCATTCGGGGTAAATGGCGCAGACATTGATCGGATTGAGTCTCTCAGCGGGGCCGTGGGGGCCTCTGAACTGGCGAAGAACTGCAGCAAACTCCCGTCCGAGACGGCGCTGTGTGTCTGGATCACCTGGCTAGACTGCGCAGAGCGAGGCTACAAACGACTGTACGGAGCGCCCGTCCGAATCCCTTATGCCAGTATGACAGCCAGAACCGCAAAGCCTGGCCTACCAACTACCATCGGAGATGAAGGACTCTCCGCATCAAGCGCGGCTACAAACGCCGCGCCATTACCGCCACCGTTTCGTTCGATGCGGTTGCCACTTGATCTCCAGTGGAAGGCGAAAACTCCCATCTTTCCGCTTCCTGTGGAGTACAGTCAGGCGGACGCGCCGCCGGCGTATCCCTGTGCTCGGCCCGCGTCGGCTCTTGCTTTGTCCACGACTCCTCCGAGGTTCGAACCCGCGTCTCCGGATGTCTTCTACTTTAACAATGGCGGCTGCCTCCTCGTTCACCCAGACGATCTCCACCCCCATTCCATGGAGCTTTGCAGGCAAGCAGAACGTACGTGGTCTTCGGCTCACCGCACGAATCCTGAAGGCGCGAGTGAGAGTTCACCTCCAACGGCTTCCACTGACAGTGAACCTGGGTCGAAAACGAACCCGGCGGAGTCTCTTATGAAGACAGTCCCAGGTCAGCAGTCGTCTGGGAAGTGTAagtgtttttctgcatgcgaggaTAACGGCTCCTCTCCAACGAGCAGTATTCACGCCCCCGGGGACTGCCATGGAAACGCGAACAAGCAGGgcacagctgcatgcagtgagaACCAGGTTGGAACAGGCACTGGCGTCGCGCCAGCTCACACTCCAGGAGGCAAACGGCCGCCAAAACAGACTCTAGAGGAGGAACTTTTGAACGagcggcagaggcgccgaTGCCTCGGCATTAGCCGGTATGTTTGGAgcaaagaggggaagaagattCTCCTTTCAAATTCCTCAGGGCTCTGGATTTATGATCATTGCTCAGCTATTGAGTCTCTTCTCGATAACGAACCCCCCCGAAGACTTCCGgtgccgtcttcttccatttCTCCTCTTGGTGCGGGTACTACGCCCAGCGCCGCGAGCGAGACAGGCcacaggaaaggagaggaatctGGAGCTGCTTCGAGCTGCGACGTGACATTCTTTGCGACAAACCCGTTAACGCCGTTCTCCTACATGGTGCCGAATGCGAACGATTCCGTCTCCAGAAGTATTTCCGGTCAGTCTCCTTTGAAAACGGAGAATGCTTCGGTGGAAGCGACTTCTGGAGAGATGAACGGGCGTgtagaagacgaggcagaaacgaCATCTGCGCTGGATGAGCACTTCGCTACGCTTAAGCCCCCAACTTTCGCGACAAACAACCAAAGCTCAATGGATCCTGCCTCGCGGCCGCGCGTGTCGATCCACCCGTCAGGCCGCAGCCATGCCTTCGGGAGTCCTCGACTTGTTGTGCCtcgaaggaaggaaggacgGTCCATTTTAGACTTTTCGTTCTCGCCGGATGCAAGCCGCGTGGCGTTCGTCCACGATTCTGACATCCACGTCGCCGCAATCGCAACgtcggagaagcagaggcttCTGGAGCGGCATGCATTGCATTCGGATCTGTTGTCAGACGAAGATTCTGAggcaaaagaaaacagagctcAAGCGTTGAACGGGGGACTCTGCATGCTCACGACGAGCGGGAAAAGTGGAAAGATCGTGAACGGTCTGGCGGAGTACGTGGCTCAGGAAGAAATGTACCGCAGTCGAGGCTACTGGTG GTCACCCTGTGGAAACTTCATTGCATTCTGTCAGTTCACGGAAGACCACATCAAGCCGCTCTGTCTGCAGCGCGTTCGGCTGCCGCAGTACCAGGCCAGTGACGCTTCCGAAGGGGGAGCTGCAGGGGCCGGCGCAGATTCCAAGAAGCAACCGACTGAGGCAGCTGCGTCGGAGCCTAACGAAAAGAAAGCTCTTCCGTCAGAGAGCGGACAGAACGCTTCTGGAGGAAAGCAGGCGCCGCAGTGGGCACCCGGGCCTGGGGACGGCGTTATAGCAGAGgatggcgaagaagagaacagacgggaagaaagggaagaagaatggagcgaagacgagcaCGCCGGAAGCGCCTGTGTAGAGGGAGGCGCGAGGGAGGAATCAAGTGGTGACAGTCGTttgggagagaagaaaggcaagacTCAGGAACTGAGTCGAGATGCAGAACAAAGACActcagaagaagctgaggagCTCCTGGTTCAGGAGGAACACCACTTTCCGTTTGCCGGCATGGACAACGTCCGCATTCGAGTTGGCATTCTCCAG GTGCCTTCCGCCGCGGAATTGCAGCGAGtggcgtcttctttctctcttaGTGTCTCTTCCCGTGAAACGCAAACGTCGAACGGAGACGCCCCCCTGCCTTCGGTCTTCAGCATTTCGTCCACTGCCTTGCCGGGGTATTCTCTCGAGACTCCTCTCGAAGCCTGCGCAAGATGCAGTGTCTCCTGCATCTGTGGCTCTGTTGAGGGAAATGCGGAGTTCCCTGAACTGTGTTCCTCCAGGCCACCTGCTGACTCCTCCACGCGCGTGCCTTCCACGCAGGTGGCGGAGCAAGTCTCTGGGCGTTCTCGCCAGAAGCACGCAAACTCCTCGTCTGCTCCGaatgcttcttctcgctcttccggTCCTCGCTGGGGAGCCCGAGAGCGATTCATCGAGTTGCCGGTCGCGGACTGGAGGGAAGATTTCTACGTTGCGCGAGCGCAGTGGATCTCTCTGGAGGAGTGGAGTGACCTCGTTGTGCTCAAGCTCCTGTCTACTGAAGAAGTGAAAACCATGCAGAACGGTATTCGCCGCCGCGCGCtcgaacgagaaggagcaTCGAGCGCTagcggagaagacggg CGACGCAGTGGCGGTTGTTGCGCCGAGGTCGAACGGAGTTTGGAGGACCCAGTAtctccgccgcctctgctccttcttcaaCTCCAAGACCGCCTTCAGCAGGAACTGCGAATCTGTGCAGCTTTGCCGTGGCTGCCGTCGGACTTCTCCGAAATGCCAAATGAAAACTCCAGACAGGACGAAAAACTCCGCTGTGTTGTCTGCTTCACGGAGAGGTCGAGCTTTTGGATCAATCTCCACGACGATTTGCACCAGTTGGGAAGGTCGCTGTGGTACCTGTGGactgcggagagaaagacaatGAACGAGTTGTATCTGCAG AACCTCGCGCTGCCAGGGCTGTCGTTCCGcgtatgtgcatgcgcgccggAAGTTCGGCTCATCTCCGTCCTTGCGCCGCCTACGTCTCcgatcttctcttcttctgggcACCGATACGTTTTGTTTTCTGCAAATCGACAGAGCGGAGCCTCTCCAGCTTCGGCGTTTGTGTGTCTCACGCGACTTCCCAAAGACAGCGAGCTGAAGGCTCTGCAGCGttcgtgtctcctgtctgtacacgagagcgaggagaaagggcGACCTGAGGACACCGAAAGAGTGGGGTGGCTTCGAGGCAAATTCTGGGGACAACGCGGCAAGTGGAAGATCGAG ATTCGAGATCTTCGACAGCCGTGGGCACTAGTGACGAATCCGGCAGTCGAGGGCACACACTCCTTTATCGTCTCTGAAAAGTTGCCTCTTGTGGTGCACCAGCACCACGcacgtctctctccccggcAGATTTG GATTCGCTACATCCCAGACTGGGATGAAGCTCTCCTGCACGAGCATGTGTCTCCAATTTCCCCTTCGCCGCTGCACTACTCCCTCGCTTCCGCTGTTCAGCGTGGTCGTGTCGTCTTTCACCGTCAGCTGAGGCTGtcagacgagacagagaagagcgtaAATCGCACACCTCCGGGACAGGCTTCGACGGAgactgaaaaaaagacgaaggacaTGCCGGTGGACGAGAAGGCACAATCGTGCAAGCAGCAAAATGTTTCTCAGGACGTAGACTTGCAGCTTCTGCATGGATGTGAACAGCTGACCTACGCCTACGGAGACACCGCTGCGTTTGGAAAG GTTCTCCACGAATTTCAGCAGGTCCAGCGCGTGTATCTACGCATCGTACGTTCTCTCGTACCTCCTGTTCCTTTCGAGCTGGAAaatgaaggagaaaaactgtTTGGTTGCTACTACCGACCAAACGTGGCGCTTCACGGTTCAG GCCCGTATCGCGCCGTTGTGTCTCTCTATGGTGGACCCACACTGCAATTTGTCCCTGACGCCTTCGACTTGCTTTTAGACATGCGAGCCCAAGCTCTGGCGAAACTTG GGCTGATTGTCGTGAAAGTGGACAACCGTGGGTCATTTGGAAGGTCCATCGCATTCGAAAAGGCGGCGATTCACCGGCGTTTGGGAGCCGCTGAGCTTCGGGATCAACGCGCTGCAGTGATGCATCTCCATCGCCTGGGACTCGTTGCCCTTCACGCGGAAGAGGCCGCCCGcgtgtctcctgtgtctccttccttggGCCTCTGCTCTGGGCCTTCTGGCCCTGCTACAGAGCCCggcgaggcgcagaagactcgagcgcatgcactcggaCAGAAAAGGGAGCGGGATACCGGGACGCCTCGAGGCATGGCCGCGGCCGGGAAGAGGgtagaggcagaagagaagggcgCTTCTCAGGCACTTGAGATCGATTCAGGAAATGTTGCGAGACAGGGCCGCAAAAGAGCCAAGACAGAAGGCGGCAGCCACGACCTAGACcgcaacgcagagaggacaaCGGTGGCGGCCGGATCTCGTGAGGcacaagagacagggagggaggacgaacaagaagagaggcaagtGACGGAGAAAACAAGGGAGATCCTCGGGTCAGAGACGAAACACACGACCGACCTGGGGGCCGTTGGCGGAGACAGCCTTATCAGCTACGGTGTAGGCATCTACGGAATTTCTTACGGAGGCTATCTGGCTGCTATGGCCCACTTTACGCACCCCGACTTCTTCACCTGTTGCTGGAGCGCCGCCCCGGTAACTGCCTGGGAG TTGTACAGCACACATTACACGGAGAGATATCTGTCGCTCCCGTGCCTGAATTCCGAAGGTTACAAGCAAAGCAGCGTGCTGACCCATGTCAAGTTCCTGGAGCCGCAAACCAATCGACTCAAACTCTTGCACGGCTACCTCGACGAAAATGTGCACATGCAGCACAGCCTCATCCTCCTCGATAAGATGATCCGGCATCAG CTCCCGGCGgactttctgtgtcttcctcaGTCGCGTCATGGACCGAGCATTGCGACTGAGAGGCGCTTTTTTGTCCAAACGCTTCAcctctttttttcggagCATTTGCTCCCCGCACATTTGAGGCCCAAGTGGCCAAGGCAGCAGCGCAGGAGTGGGTCCTGTGCTCCAATGCATGCGCCCGCGCTTCATGTTGTGTCCGGTTCAGATTCTGAAAACGCACAGAAGTCAGTTCCTGAGAAGACAGGggaacagaaaggagaagaaaaggggcAGGCACAAATCTCGACATGCTCGGAGGGGGGAATTGCCCAACAGGCatga